One uncultured Draconibacterium sp. genomic window, GTATTCGCCTGTTAGCAATTCGTCAGACGGACTACTTTGTACTTCAACAAAAATGCTCCGCGACTGGGTTGCCTCGTCGATAAAATTCGATTTGCGAACAACTGTACCTTGTTTTATTCCATCCGAATCGTTGTCGTAAACATCAACTTTGTCGCCAACTTTTATCCATTTACTATCTCCATTCGCCACCGGAACTTCAATTTCAACATTGTCGGTTCGTATCATTCGTCCGATTTGAGCACCGGTATTTACATAAGCACCAACTTCGTAATTTATCTGGGTAAAAGTTCCGTCAAAAGGAGCATACAACGAGTGGCGCGACAATTTTTTCTCGTCTTGCTGAATCCCAAAATATTCGTTAAACACTCCCCTGCTGGCCAAAAATATTTTCAGTTTCTCGTTTTTAACTTCAGGCAGCTCCGGTAAACTTTTATTCAAATCAATTTTTCGGAAGAAATCTTCGTAAACCGGCAATACTTCCGGAAAATCTACTTTAATATCGGGCAACAGCGAAATCATTGTAGACATAAAACTGCTTTTTCGGGCTTTCAATGCCAACTCAACTTCGTCTTTATAAATTTCGGCCAGTAGTTGTCCCTTTTTAAACATGGTTCCTTTACGCAAGCGTAAGGTACCCGGCTCAATTTTGCCGGCTGCTTCTGCAACCAAAACAACTTCACTTCCCGACACAGCCCGTCCCTGCACTGTTAAGGGCGAAACAATATCAGAATAAACAACTTTTTCGGCTTTCACGGAACGTTTTAATGTCAGTTCCGGTTTTTTCATCGGTTCTGGTTTCATCGACACAAATAACTCTGAAAGAGCTGCCGAACCTCCTAACAGAACAATTAGGGCTACAACAATAAATGTAATTTTCCTCCAACTCATGGCTTACTTTTCTAATTTTGAATATTTAATCAATTTAGGCTATATCAAGCTGTAAAATTCAATAAAAATATTGAATTCTGAACTGTTAATTGTCCAAAATTCAAATCTTTAGAGAATCTAAAGTCTGAATAAACATTTATTCAGACTTTATTAAAGACTCTTTAAAGCTTGCTAAGGTTTAATTTAGATGTTAATTTATTTTAAATTAGCCGAAACCAAAAAGCAAAAAAATGTTTACGAAAAACAATACACGCGATTTTCGCTCGCTTCTGGAAGGTGTCAGCATGCGTCCTTTGGCGTTTGAACAAAAAACGATTTTGTGCGAATTTAAACTCGAAAAAGGAAGTGTTCTTCCGCCACATGCTCATCCCTACGAGCAAACCGGCTATTTACTTTCCGGTAAAATGGATTTCAGAATCGACGACAAATGGCAAATTGCAGAGCCTGGCGATAGCTGGAGTATTCCGGTAAATGTAGAGCATGAAGTAAAAATTCTGGAAGATTCTACCGTACTTGAACTCTTCTCTCCAATACGTCAGGATTATCTTCCTGAAAAATAATTGCATTCATAAATAATTTCATGTATTTGCTTAAAAGAAATGCTAACTTTGCACGCTTGTTTGCAGAAAGCAGAAAATAATGCAAGTACTTGAATTTGATACGGTTGTAATAGGAAGTGGGCTGGCTGGTTTGTCGGCTGCTTATCACTCTTCGATGTTTGGATCGGTTGCTATTGTCACAAAATCGCAACTCGACACCAGTAATTCGTATTACGCCCAAGGCGGAATAGCCGCAGCAATTGCTCCCGATGATTCACCTGAACAACATGCGCACGACACCCTGGTTACAGGTCGCGGAATTTGTGACCACGATGCAGTAAATGTGTTGGTTAACGAAGGCAAAGAGCGCGTGCTGGAGTTGGTAAAAATGGGAATGAAGTTCGACAAAGAAGGCGAAGATTTTGTGCTGGGTCTTGAGGGCGGACACACAAAGCGGCGAATACTACACGCAGGAGGCGATGCAACCGGGAAAGAACTCACCTGTTTTAAACTCGATCTGGTAAAAAAACAAAAAAACATTGAAGCTTTTGAATTTGTTGCGGCCATTAAATTGTTGCACGAAAACAACTGCATGTTTGGAGTTCAGGCCTACGATTTTAAAAGCAACCAGAACATTATTTTTAAAACCAAAGCAGTAATACTTGCCACCGGAGGTTTATCGCGCGTTTTTTCGCGTTCGACCAACCCGCACACAGCAACCGGCGACGGCATTGCAATGGCATATGAAGCCGGTGCCCGACTTGCCGACCTGGAATTTATCCAGTTTCATCCTTCGGCACTTTTTATACCTAACAAAGAAGCCTATTTAATTAGTGAAGCCGTACGTGGCGAAGGTGCCTGGCTTTTAAACAACAAGGGCGAACGTTTTATGAAAGACATTCATCCGCTGGCCGAACTGGCTCCGCGTGATGTGGTTGCCTACAGTATTTTCCGACAAATACAAAAATCGGATCAAAAGCACATTTTCCTTTCGTTAAAACACCTCGACAAAGAAAAAATTAAACAGCGTTTTAAAAACATTGATCGCCATTTAAAAGAATACGGTTTTGATTTAACCAAAGACCTGTTGCCAATTGCTCCGGCGGCACATTATATGGTTGGTGGCATTCGTACCAATTTGGATGCCGAAACAAACATTTCGGGCCTTTTTGTTTGTGGCGAAGTGGCTTCAACAGGAGTTATGGGAGCGAACCGACTGGCAAGCAATTCGCTGTTAGAGTGTTTGGTTTTTGGGAAACGGGCCAGTGAAAAAGCCGCAAAACTTAAAACCTGTTCCTGCAGTTTCGACGAACCTGAACCAATTGTTTTAAACACAAACAACGAACAGTTATTTTTAAAATACCAGAACGAGATGGCATCCTTAATGAGCAGCAATCTGGGCATTGTTCGCAACAAGGAAGATTTGGAAACGGCCTTAAGCCATTTTACTGCTATAAATGAGAAATTTAAAAATACGGAAAACGAATACAATTTAATTAAGATTAAAAACACAGCTAACATCTGCCGACTAATTACCAAAGCAGCTTTGGTCCGGGAAGAAAGCAGAGGTGGCCATATCAGAGAAGATTTTCAGAAAGAAAATCCTGATTTTAAAACACATATTATTCAACAAAAAAACGAAAAGATTCAATTTGAATCCATAAGAAAGTAAAGCTATGATGGATGAAAAAACATTAAAATCGGCTGAAGTGCTTTTCGACTTAGCCTATGCTGAAGATATTGGCGATGGTGATATTACCACGAATAATTTAATTGATCCGAATCAGAACAAAACGGCTCAGTTGGTTGCCAAGGAAGAAGGAGTAGTTGCTGGACTACAGGTGGCTGAAATGGTTTTCAAACGTTTTGACAAAAACCTGGAATGGAACGTAATTATTCCCGACGGAAATATTGTTCTGCCTGGCGATGTTATCGCCGAATTTAAAGGCAACTACCGTGCCCTGTTATCTGGCGAAAGAAAAGCCTTAAATTTTCTTCAGCGTTTATCTGGTATTGCTAGCTATTCACACCTTTGTATGCTTGAAACAAAAGGCACCAAAGTTGAAATTCTTGATACCCGTAAAACATTGCCTGGCTACCGTTACCTCGACAAATATGCGGTACGCATGGGTGGAGCATCAAACCACCGTTTTGGTTTGTACGACATGGTAATGATCAAAGACAACCACATTCAAATTGCCGGAGGAATTACGCAGGCAGTAGAAGCCATTCGCAAAAAAATTCCGAAGAGTATTAAAATAGAGGTTGAAACCACAACCATCGAACAAGTGAAAGAAGCCCTGGCTGCTGACGTTGATATTATTATGCTTGACAATATGCGTTCGACATTAATGAAAGAATGTGTTAAGATAATTGACCGCCGAGCCAAAATTGAAGCATCGGGAAACATGACCATTAAACGAATTCGTAAAGTGGCACACACCGGTGTTGATTACATTTCGATTGGCGCTTTAACACATTCGGTTAAAGCTCTGGACATCAGCCAACGTATAATCGACTAAATGAATCTGGTAATAGATATTGGTAATACACGTACAAAGTATTCAATTTGTCATCTTGGTGATGTATTAAATACGGTACCCGTTCAGGAGTTTCTGCCGTCCCACATCGATCAATTGAAGATCGAATACAAGGGATTGGATCAGGCGATTCTGTCTTCGGTAAAAGATTACCCCGAGGAACTAAGAGCAGCACTTCAATCAAATTTTAAAACGTTTATTGAACTGAACCACGATACTCCAATACCAATTAAAAACTGTTACCAGTCGAAAGAAACTTTAGGAAAAGACAGGATTGCAGCAGTAGTAGGAGCATTCGATTTATATCCTGACTCGAATGTTCTGGTTATTGATGCAGGAACAGCCATTACGTATGATATTTTAACTGAAGATGGCAAATATTTAGGCGGTACAATTTCGCCGGGACTGGAAATGCGTTTTAAAGCATTACACCAATTCACCGGGAAACTACCCAAAATTGAACGAAAAGAATTTAACAAACTATACGGGAAAACAACTGAGCAGGCAATAAGAGCAGGAGTACAAAACGGATTTTTTCATGAAATAGATTCCACAATCACCTCATTTAAGGAATTTTATAATAATTTAAAAGTTATTATAACCGGGGGCGATGCCGAATTTTTTGATTACAAGTTAAAAAATTCTTTCTTTGTACACTTTAATTTAACCAGCATAGGTTTAAACCGCATTTTACAACATAATGGGGAGATTTAGCAGAGTAAGTAGTATAATAGCCGTATTATTAATTATTCCGGCCGTATTATTCGCACAATATAATAATAGTACATCATCGCCATTTTCGCGTTATGGTTTGGGTGATTTACAATCGTATAGTTTTGGAAGAACAACTGCAATGGGTGGAGCAACACTTGCCAGCAGATACAATCTTCAAATAAATTCAGCCAATCCGGCTTCGTACACAGCCATCGACTCGCTGAATTTTTTGTTTGAATTTGGGCTGCAGGGTAATTTTGCCAGTTACCAAACCAATTCAAGCAGTATGAAAACCAATGACATAAACTTCAATTACTTTGCAATGAGTTTTCGAATCAATCATTGGTTGGCTTCAAGTATTGGTTTGCAACCTTTTTCAGATGTTGGATACCAGGTGCTGGTAAATGGTTCGCTTGATGACGTGGGCGAATATCAAACCAATTATTATGGTACCGGAACCATATCGAAAGCCTATTTTGGACTTGCGGCAATGCCTATTCCAAACATTTCGGTGGGTATGAACGTGAATTATATTTTTGGATTACTGAACAGAAGTACAGAATTGTCATTTGCAAATTCGGGTTATTACAATGTGCAGCGTTACTCCAAACTTCGTATGCGCGATTTTTCTTTCGACTTTGGACTGCAAGCTATAGTTCCGCTAAAAGATAAAAAAGAAATTATTTTGGCAGCTGTTTTTGCAAACCAACCGGAATATACCGATTTCGCATCTGATGTTATTACTAAAAATGTAATCTACTCAACCGCATACGACCAGGACACTTTATTCTTCAATCAGGAAGAAAAGAGTAAAATCAAATTCCCATATACCCTTGGTGGCGGAGTTTCGCTGACTAAAAAAGATGTTTACGAAATAAATTTTGACTACTATCATCAGAACTGGTCACAAGCAACATTTTTTGGTGAGCCCAGTGCTTTTTTAACAGATTTGAATAAATTTGCACTTGGTGCTGAATGGATTCCTGACCGTTTTTCAATCAGAAGCTTCTTTAATCGTGTCTCATACAGGGCAGGATTAAAATACCAACAAAGCTACCATTCGTTTGGCGGACATCAAATAAATGACTTTGGCATAAGTTTTGGTGTTGGATTACCACTATACCGCTCAGCATCAACTCTAAATATTGGAGCTGAACTTGGGAAAAGGGGAACGAAAGACCACAATCTAGTACTTGAAAATTATGCAAAGGTTAATTTAAGTGTGAACTTGCATGACTTGTGGTTTATACAAAGGAAAATTGATTAAAATAGACAAGAAAAAAACAAATAGAACTATTATGAAAGCTATCTTACGCATAACTCTTTCATTCGCTTCAATTGTAATGATCGGCGTTACATTTGCACAGGCGCAAAGAGTGATTAAAGGAACCGTTTACATGGACGGACTGCCTGCAGCCGGTATAACTGTTGAAGCCCACAAAGGGGGAAACATGATGACAAGTTTCGATGGAAAATACGAAGTTGAAGCAGATGCAAAATCGAAATACATTCGATTTACTTTTATTGATGAATCAAAAAAACTCGAAATCGAAGAACTATCAGGAGATGTTTTTGATTTTGCTTTCAGAGGAAGTATTCCTTCAGGCGATGAAGACGAAGGTGCATCGGGCAAGGTAAATACCGGAACTCTTGAAGAATTAATGAAAGCGCAGGATACCGATTTCATGAACGAATTATCGTTATACACTGAATTCTACAAACAAAAAGACTATAAATCAGCAATTCCTCACTGGAGAAATCTTTACACAAATTACCCGGCATCTACTGCTAACATTTACATTCATGGTGGTAAAATGTATGAAACTCTGATTGAAAGAGCAACTACCGATGCCGAACGTGACGAATTAATTGACAAGTACATGAAATTGTACGATAAAAGAATTAAATATTTCGGTCAGAAAGGATATGTATTGGGAAGAAAAGGTACATCGTGGTTAAAATACAAACTTGATCCAAGCCGCGAAAACACTCCTGAAGGTGATGCTCTAATTGGCATTCATAAAAAAGGTTACGAGTGGGTAAACGAATCAGTAAACGAGCAAGGTGCCGAAACAGAACCTCCTGTTCTGATCCTGTTAATGCAAACTACAGTTGCCTTGTTCAAATTAGGTGAAATGCCAAAAGAACAAGTGGTTAAAAATTACGAAAAATGTAATGAGGTAGCCAAATCGATTGTTGATGCCAATGCCGACGAAACAAAAGTACAACAGACTCAGGAAACTGTACTACCATACATTGAAACACTCTTTGGAAAATCAGGTGCAGCCGACTGCGATGCCTTGGTTAATATTTATTCAGCCGAATTCGAGCAGAAAAAAGATGACGCTGATTTCATTAAATCTATGTTACGTCGTTTGGGTCGTGCAAAATGTACTGAAAGTGATTTGTTTGCAAATGCTACCGAAAGATTATACGAATTAGATCCATCTGCTGAAGCAGCGTTCAACATGGCACGTCGTTACCTTAAAAAAGATGACATGGACAAAGCCAGAGAATACTATCAGATGGCAATTGACCAGGAAACTGATGAGGAACTTTTGGCTTCGTATTATTACGAAAGGGGTTTACTACGTTACGCAAAAATGAATAACCTTTCCGGAGCGCGTGAAGATGCAAGAAAAGCAATTTCTTTAAAGTCGGACTATTGCGATGCCTACATGCTTATGGGAAACATTTATGTTGCTGCATCAAAGAACTTTCAAGGTACCGATCTTGAAAAATCAGCCGTATTTTGGTTAGCTTGCGATTATTTTGATAAAGCACGCCGAAACGAAGATTGTGCCATTGATGCAGCCAAGAACATGGCCATGTACAAAAAATATTTCCCGAATAAAGAGGAAGCATTTATGGAAGGACTTCAGGCTGGTACAGCTTATAAAATTGGAGGTTGGATAAATGAAACGACTAAAGTTAGATTCTAAAATCTTTCAGTCAATAAAAAATATTCGTATTGCAGTTCTCATTATGGGGACTGCAATACTTTTGTATGCCTGTAAAGACAATAACATTGAAAAAATACAGGC contains:
- a CDS encoding efflux RND transporter periplasmic adaptor subunit, producing the protein MSWRKITFIVVALIVLLGGSAALSELFVSMKPEPMKKPELTLKRSVKAEKVVYSDIVSPLTVQGRAVSGSEVVLVAEAAGKIEPGTLRLRKGTMFKKGQLLAEIYKDEVELALKARKSSFMSTMISLLPDIKVDFPEVLPVYEDFFRKIDLNKSLPELPEVKNEKLKIFLASRGVFNEYFGIQQDEKKLSRHSLYAPFDGTFTQINYEVGAYVNTGAQIGRMIRTDNVEIEVPVANGDSKWIKVGDKVDVYDNDSDGIKQGTVVRKSNFIDEATQSRSIFVEVQSSPSDELLTGEYKVVDFPGHKIMHSMEIPRNAVFNSNVVYAIVDGQLKKREINILKTNETTLIFNGIEAGTKIVVEPLINVKENTPVNILGEEPANQQGKGSAKSNKEQA
- a CDS encoding cupin domain-containing protein, giving the protein MFTKNNTRDFRSLLEGVSMRPLAFEQKTILCEFKLEKGSVLPPHAHPYEQTGYLLSGKMDFRIDDKWQIAEPGDSWSIPVNVEHEVKILEDSTVLELFSPIRQDYLPEK
- the nadB gene encoding L-aspartate oxidase encodes the protein MQVLEFDTVVIGSGLAGLSAAYHSSMFGSVAIVTKSQLDTSNSYYAQGGIAAAIAPDDSPEQHAHDTLVTGRGICDHDAVNVLVNEGKERVLELVKMGMKFDKEGEDFVLGLEGGHTKRRILHAGGDATGKELTCFKLDLVKKQKNIEAFEFVAAIKLLHENNCMFGVQAYDFKSNQNIIFKTKAVILATGGLSRVFSRSTNPHTATGDGIAMAYEAGARLADLEFIQFHPSALFIPNKEAYLISEAVRGEGAWLLNNKGERFMKDIHPLAELAPRDVVAYSIFRQIQKSDQKHIFLSLKHLDKEKIKQRFKNIDRHLKEYGFDLTKDLLPIAPAAHYMVGGIRTNLDAETNISGLFVCGEVASTGVMGANRLASNSLLECLVFGKRASEKAAKLKTCSCSFDEPEPIVLNTNNEQLFLKYQNEMASLMSSNLGIVRNKEDLETALSHFTAINEKFKNTENEYNLIKIKNTANICRLITKAALVREESRGGHIREDFQKENPDFKTHIIQQKNEKIQFESIRK
- the nadC gene encoding carboxylating nicotinate-nucleotide diphosphorylase, with amino-acid sequence MMDEKTLKSAEVLFDLAYAEDIGDGDITTNNLIDPNQNKTAQLVAKEEGVVAGLQVAEMVFKRFDKNLEWNVIIPDGNIVLPGDVIAEFKGNYRALLSGERKALNFLQRLSGIASYSHLCMLETKGTKVEILDTRKTLPGYRYLDKYAVRMGGASNHRFGLYDMVMIKDNHIQIAGGITQAVEAIRKKIPKSIKIEVETTTIEQVKEALAADVDIIMLDNMRSTLMKECVKIIDRRAKIEASGNMTIKRIRKVAHTGVDYISIGALTHSVKALDISQRIID
- a CDS encoding type III pantothenate kinase, translated to MNLVIDIGNTRTKYSICHLGDVLNTVPVQEFLPSHIDQLKIEYKGLDQAILSSVKDYPEELRAALQSNFKTFIELNHDTPIPIKNCYQSKETLGKDRIAAVVGAFDLYPDSNVLVIDAGTAITYDILTEDGKYLGGTISPGLEMRFKALHQFTGKLPKIERKEFNKLYGKTTEQAIRAGVQNGFFHEIDSTITSFKEFYNNLKVIITGGDAEFFDYKLKNSFFVHFNLTSIGLNRILQHNGEI